One region of Natronorubrum aibiense genomic DNA includes:
- a CDS encoding V-type ATP synthase subunit I, with the protein MLRPEKMSKISVTGSKGVMPTVIETVHGLNLVHLSDYDGSWEGFDNGNPIEGADDASEKLVTVRSLESTLELSADDAEPGTIGDDWEDQIEGIRTRVNELDDRRSEIRDDLRTVDEKIDRVAPFAELGIDLDLLSGYDTVDVVVGEGKRDEIEAAIDAADEIDAFELFTGGDVVAIVAAPTDDAGEDPLGDVLVGIEFTRHPVPETDQTPSAYVDDLEEQKRELEYELEDIDAELEEIKQREGSFLLRAEEELSIEVQRAEAPLQFATTDRAFIAEGWIPSDEYERFVAALDDAVGDSVEIEELERASYDRHGAHSHTEDVQKGAPAADEPAESDDQQQKAVTDGGSAVTMSDEPPVIQNNPGPAKPFETLVQAVNQPKYTELDPTIFLFLTFPAFFGFMIGDVGYGIVYVAIGAYMATQFDSKGISSLGGVAIWAGLFTILFGIIYGEIFGLHVLGEVLWHDIFSSELLPLNKGLEPAAADFALGWMVISVLAGIVHLNIGYILDFYENMSHGVKDALFHSGSWILMLNGIWIWIFSAQAAGSKPDFLFTTFASDGPFPIGFTGFPEWGLFAFPEAIPALGGFLVTAPLLIFLIGLVMLIVSDPVEAVEALDVVVNVFSYTRMGAVLLAKAGMAFVVNLLFFGAYEDPDGAFHFLRTHEPSYVAEHYGGEATVIFDGLMHSGTAGLLGGLVILVLGHIVVLVLGVTSAGLQGVRLEYVEFFNKFYEGGGENYEPFGTDRNHSED; encoded by the coding sequence ATGCTCAGACCTGAAAAGATGAGCAAGATCTCGGTGACCGGTTCCAAGGGCGTCATGCCCACGGTCATCGAGACAGTCCACGGTCTGAACCTGGTCCATCTCTCGGACTACGACGGCTCCTGGGAGGGCTTTGACAACGGCAACCCGATCGAGGGTGCCGACGACGCCTCCGAGAAGCTGGTGACGGTTCGATCGCTCGAGAGTACCCTGGAACTGTCGGCCGACGACGCCGAACCAGGGACGATCGGCGACGACTGGGAAGACCAAATCGAAGGGATTCGGACCCGAGTGAACGAACTCGACGACCGACGCTCGGAGATCCGTGACGATCTCCGAACGGTCGACGAAAAGATCGACCGCGTTGCTCCCTTCGCGGAGTTGGGGATCGACCTCGATCTCCTGTCGGGGTACGACACGGTCGACGTCGTCGTCGGCGAAGGAAAGCGCGACGAGATCGAAGCGGCGATCGACGCCGCGGACGAGATCGACGCGTTCGAGCTGTTCACCGGTGGCGATGTCGTGGCTATCGTGGCCGCGCCCACCGATGACGCCGGCGAAGATCCACTCGGCGACGTACTCGTCGGGATCGAGTTTACCCGCCACCCGGTGCCGGAAACCGACCAGACGCCGAGTGCGTACGTCGACGACCTCGAGGAACAGAAACGCGAACTCGAGTACGAACTCGAGGACATCGACGCGGAACTCGAGGAGATCAAACAGAGAGAGGGGAGCTTCCTCCTGCGGGCTGAAGAGGAACTCTCTATCGAAGTCCAGCGCGCGGAAGCGCCGCTGCAGTTTGCGACGACCGATCGTGCGTTCATCGCCGAGGGATGGATCCCGAGCGACGAGTACGAGCGGTTCGTCGCCGCGCTCGACGACGCCGTCGGTGACAGCGTCGAGATCGAAGAACTCGAGCGAGCGAGTTACGACCGCCACGGGGCCCACTCCCACACGGAGGACGTCCAGAAGGGCGCGCCCGCGGCGGACGAACCAGCCGAATCGGACGACCAGCAACAGAAGGCCGTGACCGATGGTGGATCGGCGGTGACGATGAGCGACGAACCGCCGGTGATCCAGAACAATCCCGGCCCGGCAAAACCGTTCGAAACGCTGGTGCAGGCGGTCAACCAACCGAAATATACCGAACTGGATCCGACGATTTTCCTGTTCCTGACGTTCCCGGCGTTCTTCGGGTTCATGATCGGGGACGTCGGATACGGGATCGTGTACGTCGCTATCGGCGCGTACATGGCCACGCAGTTCGACAGCAAAGGAATCTCGAGTCTCGGCGGTGTCGCCATCTGGGCCGGCCTGTTCACGATCCTCTTCGGGATCATCTACGGCGAAATCTTCGGCCTTCACGTGCTCGGCGAAGTGCTATGGCACGATATCTTCAGCTCGGAACTGCTCCCGCTGAACAAGGGACTCGAGCCGGCAGCCGCCGACTTCGCGCTTGGCTGGATGGTCATTAGCGTGCTGGCTGGGATCGTCCACCTCAACATCGGGTACATCCTGGACTTCTACGAGAACATGAGCCACGGCGTCAAAGACGCCCTGTTCCACAGCGGCTCGTGGATCCTGATGCTCAACGGTATCTGGATCTGGATCTTCTCGGCACAGGCTGCGGGCTCCAAGCCCGACTTCCTGTTCACGACGTTCGCCAGCGACGGACCGTTCCCGATTGGATTTACCGGATTCCCAGAGTGGGGGCTGTTCGCTTTCCCCGAGGCGATTCCGGCACTCGGCGGGTTCCTGGTGACGGCCCCGCTGCTGATCTTCCTGATCGGGCTCGTCATGCTGATCGTCAGCGATCCAGTCGAAGCCGTCGAAGCACTCGACGTCGTCGTTAACGTCTTCTCGTACACCCGAATGGGCGCAGTCCTGCTCGCGAAGGCCGGCATGGCCTTCGTGGTCAACCTGCTGTTCTTCGGGGCCTACGAGGACCCAGACGGCGCATTCCACTTCCTACGCACTCACGAGCCGAGCTACGTCGCCGAACACTACGGCGGCGAAGCGACCGTCATCTTCGACGGACTCATGCACTCCGGTACTGCCGGGTTGCTCGGCGGACTTGTGATTCTCGTTCTCGGGCACATCGTCGTGTTAGTTCTTGGCGTGACAAGCGCCGGCTTACAGGGCGTGCGCCTCGAGTACGTGGAATTCTTTAACAAGTTTTATGAGGGCGGTGGGGAGAACTACGAACCGTTCGGAACCGATCGAAATCACAGTGAGGACTAA
- the ahaH gene encoding ATP synthase archaeal subunit H gives MPRPEVLERIKSAEEEADEIVALAQNDRDERIAEARERAEEIRTEAEQEARDLKERRLEEAREEIDAESERVLEDGEQEREALAERAQDRVDEVTEHVVELFQEDVHAQT, from the coding sequence ATGCCTAGGCCAGAGGTTCTTGAACGAATTAAGTCGGCGGAGGAGGAAGCCGACGAGATCGTCGCATTGGCACAAAACGACCGCGACGAGCGAATAGCCGAGGCCCGGGAACGTGCCGAGGAAATTCGCACAGAAGCGGAACAAGAAGCGCGGGATCTCAAAGAGCGCCGTCTCGAGGAGGCGCGAGAAGAGATCGATGCGGAAAGCGAACGCGTCCTCGAGGACGGTGAACAGGAGCGCGAGGCACTCGCCGAGCGCGCCCAAGACCGGGTCGACGAAGTGACCGAACACGTCGTCGAACTGTTCCAGGAGGACGTCCATGCTCAGACCTGA